The genomic interval GCGGTCGTCGAACGCGCGCAGGAGGTGCTCGCCGATCTGATGGCGCGTTACCTGCGCAGCGAGGAGCCCTTCGTTCCGGGCGAAGCGGGTAAGCGTTATGCCGATTTCGACCAGCTGATGCGCCGCGACGAATGGTTCGGGCGCGGCGATGCGGACGAGCGCGCGGACGCGGAGGGCGCGGCATGATCGATCCCGACAAGCTTCTGAAAAGGCTCGATCCGGGGCAGCGCGCGGCCGCGCAGCCGGACGATCATGTCTGGCTCGGCGCGTCGGCGGGGACCGGCAAGACGCAAGTGCTGTCGGCGCGCGTGCTGCGCCTGATGCTGGAAGGCGTGTCGCCCGAGGCGATCCTGTGCATCACCTTCACCAAGGCGGGCGCCGCCGAAATGGCGCACCGCATCCACGAGCGGCTGGCGATGTGGGTGCGGATGGACGATGGCGACCTGCGCGCCGAGCTTCAGGCCCTGGGACTCGACCTCGAGCTCATCGGCTATGATCGCGGCGTTCCGGCGCTGATGCGGCGCGCGCGATCCTTGTTCGCGACGGTGATCGACAGCCCCGGCGGCGCCGTGCGGGTTCAGACGATCCACAGTTTCTGCCAGACCCTGCTCGCCAGCTTTCCGCTCGAAGCTCGGATCCTGCCGGGGTTTCGCGCGCTCGAGGATGGGGAGGCGGGCGCGTTGCAGCGCGAGGTGCTGGGCACGCTGCTGGCACAGCCGGGAGCCGACGGCGATGCGATGCGCGGCGTCGCCGCGATGCTCTCGCGGCGGCTGGGGCAGGATGCCGCCATCGCCTTCCTCGCCCGCTGCGCGAGCAGCTTCACCGCGGCGAACAGCCCGCGCCTGGCGCCGAAGGCGCATGATTCGCGGACCCTGCTTGGCCTGCCGCACGGCGACCCGGCCGAATGGCAGGCGGCGGCGCTGGCGGGCGGCGCGATCGCCGATGGCGACATTGCCGCCGTCGCCGTCAGCGGGCGCGATTGGGGGACGAAGACGGGCGAAGGCCGCGCCGCGGTCATGGGCGACTGGTCGCGCGCCGATATGCGCGGACGTGCCGCGATGCTGGCGGAGTTGCGCGGCTGCTTCCTGACCGCCACCGGGGACATGCGCGCCGATTATGTCAAGGAAAAGGGCGGGATGCGCGGCTGCCTGAGCGCCGCCGAACGCATCGTCGCGGCGACCGGCGACTTGCTGGCGACCGCCTCGGCGATGCAGGTCGCCGACGAACTGGCGGCGGCCTGGGATCTCGGGAGCCGCTTTGCCGAAACCTATGCGCTCGCCAAGCGGGCGAAGGGTTATGCCGATTTCGACGATCTGATCAGCATCGCCGGCCACCTGCTTGCCATCGGCGATTTCGGCGAGTGGGTGCGCTTCAAGCTCGACCAGCGCACCGATCATATCCTGGTCGATGAGGCGCAGGACACGAACACGCGGCAGTGGGAAATCATCGCGTCCCTCGCCGGAGAGTTTTTCGCAGGCGCCGGAGCCAAAGACGATCGTGTCCGCACGATGTTCACCGTAGGCGACCGCAAACAGGCGATTTTCGGCTTCCAAGGAACTGATCCGACGGCATTCGAGGCTGCCCGACGCAGTTTTGCCAAACAGGCTGAGGCGGGCGGCAGATCGTTCGAGGATGTCGATCTCGATACCAATTACCGCTCAAGCCCCGCCGTGCTTGACGTCGTAAATGAGTGGATCGCGGCGGGTGCGCCCGAATTGATGGGGCTCGCCAGCGACGAGCCGCCGCATATTCCCGCCGATTTCAACCGCGACCGCGCGGGCCGCGTCGAATTGTGGGAGCCGCTGCCGGTCGGCAAGGCGCTCGATGCCGCCGCTGATGATGAAAGCGAGGCTGACGAAAGCGAAGACGCGGCGGGATCAAGCGACTCGTCGGTGGCGGCGAGCGATCCCGCGAGCCTGCGCCTGTCGCGCGCGATCGCCGACGAGGTTCAGGACTGGATCGAACATGGCAAGGACGGGCGCAGCGTCGCGCCGGGCGACATATTGATTCTGGTCCGCCGCCGCCGCGACCTTGCGGCGCGGATCGTCGCGCGGCTGCAATCGCGGCATGTGCCGGTCGCGGGGGTCGACCGCTTTTCGCTGACGCAATCGCTCGCGGTGCAGGACCTGCTCGCGGCGATGCGCTTCGCGGTCCAGCCGCTCGACGACCTCAACCTGGCGAGCCTGCTCGTTTCGCCGCTGCTCGGCTGGACGCAGGATGATCTGTTCCGCTTCGCCCATAATCGGAAGGGCCGCGCTTTATGGGAGCAATTGCGCGCGCGCGAAAGCGAGGTTCCGCCCGAAACGATGGCGGCGCTGCGCGGATGGCTCGGCATGGCCGACTTCACGACACCCTTTCGCTTCCTCGACGCGCTTTTGTCGGGGCCGCTCGATGGGCGGCGCAAGCTCTATCGCCGATTGGGGCGCGAGGCGCGCGACCCGATCGACGAGCTGCTCGGGCAGGCGCTCGCCTTCGAGCGGCAGGAGGCGCCGTCGCTGCTCGGTTTCCTGGCCCATATCACGGCCAGCACGGCCGAGATCAAACGCCAGAGCGAGGCGCGCAGCGACGTCGTGCGGGTGATGACGGTGCATGGGTCGAAGGGGCTGCAGGCACCGATCGTCATCCTTGCCGACGCGACCGACGACCCGCGGCCGCGGCGGCTGAGCGTCGACCTGTCGATGGGCGAGTGGGAGAAATTGCCCCTGTTCGCGCTCGGCAAGGACGAACGCTACGGCGCTGTCGCCAAGGCCTATGACGACAAGGAAGCGGCCGAGCGCGAGGAGCATTGGCGGTTGCTCTATGTCGCGATGACGCGCGCCGAGGAATTGCTCGTCGTCGCCGGAATCACCAAGACCGCCGACCGCAGCCTGCCCGATCATAATTGGCACAGCGCGGTCGAGGCGGTCATGGCCGATATGGGCGCCGGCTGGCAGGACGCCGGGCCGCGCTGGGGGCGCAAGCGCGTCCATGCCGTGCAGCCCGGGAAATGGGCGCGCCCGCCGAAGGACAGGGCGCGGCAAGTGCCGGCGCCGGTCGTCGTGCCGCCCTGGGCGCGGCAATCGGCCCCCGAGGAAGCGCGTCCGCCGCGGCCGCTTGCGCCGTCGGCGCTCGGCGAGGACGATGTCGCGTCGCCGCCGCAGGGGGGCGAGCGCGCGGTGGCTGTGGAGCGCGGGCTGTTGCTCCACGCACTGTTCGAGCGATTGCCGCCGGTCCGGCCCGAGCGCCGCCGCGCCGCCGCGCTGCACTGGCTGTCGGTGCAGGCCGCGGCGCTCGACGAGGCGGCGCGCGCGGGGATGGTGGACGAGGTGCTGGCGGTGCTGGACGACCCGGCGCACGCCGCGCTGTTCGGTCCGGGCAGCCTCGCCGAAGTGCCGCTGTCGGCGGTGGTCGACGGCGTCGTTGTCGCGGGGATCGTCGACCGCCTGCTGGTGACCGACGAGGCGGTGACCGTGATCGATTACAAGACCGGGCGGCATGTCCCGGCAGGGGAGGCAGAGGTCGCGCCCGCCTATCTGCGCCAGATGGCGGCCTATCGCGATGCGCTGGCGGTGATCTTTCCGGGACGGCGGGTCGCGGCGGCTTTGCTCTATACCGCGGCGCCGCGGCTGATCGTCCTTGGCGACGCGTTGCTCGACGCGCACAAGCCGGGCTTGCGCGCAACCAAGGCGAATTTGCCGGGTTCAGCCCTTGAGCCGGACGCGCCGACGCCTTAGCTTGACGTCAACAGAGTTTCAGGAGTTTTGAAATGGGTACCAAAGCCATTACCGATGCGAGCTTTCAAGCCGACGTCATCGACAGCGACACCCCCGTGCTCGTCGATTTCTGGGCCGAATGGTGCGGCCCGTGCAAGATGATCGGCCCGGCGCTCGAGGAAATCTCGGACGAACTCGCGGGCAAGGTCGTGATCGCCAAGCTCAACATCGACGACCATCCCGACGCGCCGAGCAAATATGGCGTGCGCGGTATCCCGACGATGATCCTGTTCAAAAATGGCGAGATTGCCGACACCAAGGTCGGCGCGGCGCCGAAGAGCGCGCTCAAGGGCTGGCTCGAAGGCGCGCTTTAAGATCACCCCGTCATCCCGGCGAAGGCCGGGATCCCGCCGGTGCGTCAAGAGGCAAGGTCGAGATCCCGGCCTTCGCCGGGATGACGGTCGTAGGGGGATTTTCTAGATCGCCCCCGCCTTGAGCTGCTTCACGGCGTAATCGGCGGCGCGCGCCGTCAGCGCCATGAAGGTGAGCGACGGATTGACGCACGAGATCGAGGCCATCTGGGCGCCGTCGGTGACGAACAGATTGGCGGCGTCGTGCGCCTGGCTCCATTTGTTGAGCACCGATTGGCGCGGATCGGCCGCCATGCGCGCGCCGCCCATTTCGTGGATGGCGTCGCCGGGGACATGCTCGCTGCGCCCGCTGGTGACGTTGGTCAGGCCGGCCCGGCGCAGCATCGCCTCGCCTTCGCTGCGCGCATCGTCCATCATGCGGATCTCGTTCTCGCGGAACGTCACGTCGAAGCGCATCAGCGGGATGCCGAAGCGGTCGACCTTGTCCGCGTGCAGGCTGACGCGATTATCCTCATAAGGCAGGCATTCGCCGAACGCGCCCATGCCGAATTTCCACGGGCCATAGCCGCGCATGCCATGCTTCATCGACGCGCCGAAGCCCTCGGGCGGCAGCGGATCGCGCCGCGCGCTGCCCTGATAGCCGTAGCCGCGCTTGAAACCGATCCCCTCCTCGCCGCCGACATTGCGGAAGCGCGGGACATAGACGCCGCCCGGACGCCGGCCATATTCAATAAAATCGGTCATCCCCGGAATATCGCCCGAGATACCGACGCGGAAGATATGGTCCATCACATAGCGGCCGAGCGTGCCGCTGGCGTCGAAATGGCTTTTGCCGCTGCCGGGGATACGCGAGTTCATCAATATCTGGGTCGAGGCCATCGCCGAGGCGCAGAGGAAGACGAGGCGCGCCGGGATCACTTCGGCCTGCTTCGTCTTCGCGTCGACCACGCGCACGCCCGTGACCCGCTTCGTCTTCGGATCATATTCGAGATTGGAGACCACCGCGTCCGAACGCAGGGTCAGCCGCCCGGTCGCGCGCGCCGCGGGGAGGGTGACCGCCTGCGTCGAGAAATAGGCGCCGAACGAACAGCCGCGCCCGCACTGGTTGCGGAACTGGCATTTGCTGCGGCCCTGATCCTCCTTGTCCTCGGTCATGTTCGACAGGCGCGTGTTGATCAGCTTGCGCCCCGGCGACGTCGCCTCGAGCCGTTCCTTCACCCATTTCTCGGCGACGTTCATCTGGATCGGCGGCTGGAACGCGCTGTCGGGCAGCTGCGGCAGATTTTCACGCGATCCCGACACGCCGATATATTTTTCGACATAATCGTACCATGGCGCGACGTCGTCATAGCGGATCGGCCAGTCGATTCCGACATTCTCGCGCTTG from uncultured Sphingopyxis sp. carries:
- the addA gene encoding double-strand break repair helicase AddA, translating into MIDPDKLLKRLDPGQRAAAQPDDHVWLGASAGTGKTQVLSARVLRLMLEGVSPEAILCITFTKAGAAEMAHRIHERLAMWVRMDDGDLRAELQALGLDLELIGYDRGVPALMRRARSLFATVIDSPGGAVRVQTIHSFCQTLLASFPLEARILPGFRALEDGEAGALQREVLGTLLAQPGADGDAMRGVAAMLSRRLGQDAAIAFLARCASSFTAANSPRLAPKAHDSRTLLGLPHGDPAEWQAAALAGGAIADGDIAAVAVSGRDWGTKTGEGRAAVMGDWSRADMRGRAAMLAELRGCFLTATGDMRADYVKEKGGMRGCLSAAERIVAATGDLLATASAMQVADELAAAWDLGSRFAETYALAKRAKGYADFDDLISIAGHLLAIGDFGEWVRFKLDQRTDHILVDEAQDTNTRQWEIIASLAGEFFAGAGAKDDRVRTMFTVGDRKQAIFGFQGTDPTAFEAARRSFAKQAEAGGRSFEDVDLDTNYRSSPAVLDVVNEWIAAGAPELMGLASDEPPHIPADFNRDRAGRVELWEPLPVGKALDAAADDESEADESEDAAGSSDSSVAASDPASLRLSRAIADEVQDWIEHGKDGRSVAPGDILILVRRRRDLAARIVARLQSRHVPVAGVDRFSLTQSLAVQDLLAAMRFAVQPLDDLNLASLLVSPLLGWTQDDLFRFAHNRKGRALWEQLRARESEVPPETMAALRGWLGMADFTTPFRFLDALLSGPLDGRRKLYRRLGREARDPIDELLGQALAFERQEAPSLLGFLAHITASTAEIKRQSEARSDVVRVMTVHGSKGLQAPIVILADATDDPRPRRLSVDLSMGEWEKLPLFALGKDERYGAVAKAYDDKEAAEREEHWRLLYVAMTRAEELLVVAGITKTADRSLPDHNWHSAVEAVMADMGAGWQDAGPRWGRKRVHAVQPGKWARPPKDRARQVPAPVVVPPWARQSAPEEARPPRPLAPSALGEDDVASPPQGGERAVAVERGLLLHALFERLPPVRPERRRAAALHWLSVQAAALDEAARAGMVDEVLAVLDDPAHAALFGPGSLAEVPLSAVVDGVVVAGIVDRLLVTDEAVTVIDYKTGRHVPAGEAEVAPAYLRQMAAYRDALAVIFPGRRVAAALLYTAAPRLIVLGDALLDAHKPGLRATKANLPGSALEPDAPTP
- the trxA gene encoding thioredoxin TrxA, which codes for MGTKAITDASFQADVIDSDTPVLVDFWAEWCGPCKMIGPALEEISDELAGKVVIAKLNIDDHPDAPSKYGVRGIPTMILFKNGEIADTKVGAAPKSALKGWLEGAL
- a CDS encoding GMC family oxidoreductase translates to MTDQFDAIVIGSGVSGGWAAKELTEKGLKVLMLDRGVMVEHGDYDYDGRPPYEIPARNMMPEPLVKSDYFIATHGYVSPSNQKFYNNDRLNPYAYGEGEKFYWIRPGAVGGKSLIWGRWSFRWSPEDFEANKRENVGIDWPIRYDDVAPWYDYVEKYIGVSGSRENLPQLPDSAFQPPIQMNVAEKWVKERLEATSPGRKLINTRLSNMTEDKEDQGRSKCQFRNQCGRGCSFGAYFSTQAVTLPAARATGRLTLRSDAVVSNLEYDPKTKRVTGVRVVDAKTKQAEVIPARLVFLCASAMASTQILMNSRIPGSGKSHFDASGTLGRYVMDHIFRVGISGDIPGMTDFIEYGRRPGGVYVPRFRNVGGEEGIGFKRGYGYQGSARRDPLPPEGFGASMKHGMRGYGPWKFGMGAFGECLPYEDNRVSLHADKVDRFGIPLMRFDVTFRENEIRMMDDARSEGEAMLRRAGLTNVTSGRSEHVPGDAIHEMGGARMAADPRQSVLNKWSQAHDAANLFVTDGAQMASISCVNPSLTFMALTARAADYAVKQLKAGAI